The following proteins are co-located in the Rhea pennata isolate bPtePen1 chromosome 2, bPtePen1.pri, whole genome shotgun sequence genome:
- the MYBL1 gene encoding myb-related protein A produces the protein MAKRPRSEEDDDDLQYADHDYEVPQQKGLKKMCNRVKWTRDEDEKLKKLVEQNGTDDWAFIASHLQNRSDFQCQHRWQKVLNPELIKGPWTKEEDQRVIELVQKYGPKRWSLIAKHLKGRIGKQCRERWHNHLNPEVKKSSWTEEEDRIIYEAHKRLGNRWAEIAKLLPGRTDNSIKNHWNSTMRRKVEQEGYLQDGIKSERASSSKLQHKPCATMEHLQTQSQFYIPVQTHIPAYQYASPEGSCIEHASASANLIQQSFIDDDPDKEKKIKELELLLMSAENEIRRKRASSQAGNLPSWSGSFVMEDGVSNTLNSLGDQTSEFYSMDETQGASVQQNSPTKYLAVEANAVLSSLQNIPEFAETLELIESDPVAWSDVTSFDLSETVASPVKPPPVKLMRIQHNEGATECQFNVSVLLDGKKPSGISEEEAVFSATPNLTKFSTPPTILRKRKRLRVGQSPVNELNDGLCNDAINVALKHTPVKTLPFSPSQFFNTCSGNEQFNLENPAFTSTPICGQKVLITTPLHKEMTPKDQKENAGFRTPTIRRSLLGSTPRTPTPFKNALAAQEKKYGPLKLMSQPLAFLEEDIREVLKEETGTDIFFKEEDDSAYKSCKQEHNSTKKVRKSLVLDPWEKEELGAQVFTEDSSLDVQTENVYTTSLLMIPLLEIHDNRCNLTSEKQDINSANKANAVIKKKWNACTSKNVKVEKSLQSNCEWEAVVYGKTEDQLIMTEQARRYLSTYTATNSTSRALIL, from the exons ATGGCGAAGAGACCGCGCAG TGAGGAAGATGATGACGACCTTCAGTATGCAGATCATGACTATGAAGTACCACAGCAAAAAGGATTGAAGAAGATGTGTAACCGGGTGAAATGGACACGTGATGag GATGAAAAGCTGAAGAAGCTGGTAGAGCAAAATGGTACAGATGATTGGGCTTTCATTGCTAGTCATCTACAA AATCGTTCAGATTTTCAGTGCCAGCATCGATGGCAGAAGGTACTAAACCCTGAACTGATTAAAGGTCCCTGGACTAAAGAAGAAGATCAGAGG GTTATTGAATTAGTTCAGAAGTATGGTCCAAAGCGCTGGTCTCTAATTGCAAAACACCTGAAAGGAAGAATAGGCAAGCAATGCAGAGAGAGATGGCATAATCATCTCAATCCTGAGGTAAAAAAATCTTCATGGACAGAAGAAGAGGACAGAATAATCTATGAAGCTCACAAGCGTTTGGGAAACCGATGGGCTGAAATTGCAAAACTTCTTCCTGGAAg GACAgataattccattaaaaatcaCTGGAACTCAACAATGCGAAGAAAGGTGGAACAGGAAGGATATCTACAAGATGGTATAAAATCTGAAAGAGCTAGTTCATCTAAACTTCAGCATAAACCTTGTGCAACTATGGAACATTTGCAAACTCAGAGTCAATTTTACATACCTGTTCAGACACAT ATTCCAGCATACCAATATGCCTCACCAGAAGGCAGCTGCATAGAACATGCTTCAGCTTCTGCCAATTTAATTCAG cagtCATTTATTGATGATGACCctgataaagaaaagaaaataaaggaactTGAATTGCTGCTTATGTCTGCAGAGaatgaaatcagaagaaaacgAGCATCATCT CAAGCTGGAAATCTGCCTAGTTGGTCTGGAAGTTTTGTCATGGAAGATGGTGTGTCTAATACCCTAAATAGCCTTGGGGACCAAACAAGCGAATTCTACAGCATGGATGAGACCCAGGGCGCATCTGTTCAGCAGAACTCGCCCACTAAGTATTTGGCTGTGGAAGCAAATGCGGTTTTATCATCTCTACAAAACATTCCAGAATTTGCAGAGACACTAGAACTTATTGAATCT GATCCTGTAGCTTGGAGTGATGTCACAAGTTTTGACCTTTCAGAAACTGTTGCATCTCCTGTAAAGCCACCTCCAGTAAAACTAATGCGAATTCAACACAATGAAGGGGCTACAGAGTGCCAGTTTAATGTTAGTGTTCTGCTTGATGGCAAGAAACCCAGTGGCATCAGTGAGGAAGAAGCAGTTTTTTCAGCAACCCCAAACCTAACCAAATTCAGCACTCCACCTACTATCcttagaaagagaaagagattgCGTGTTGGGCAATCACCAGTTAATGAACTGAATGATGGCTTATGTAATGATGCCATCAATGTTGCACTAAAGCACACGCCAGTGAAAACACTACCATTTTCTCCATCACaa TTTTTCAATACTTGCTCTGGAAATGAACAATTTAACCTTGAAAATCCTGCATTTACATCAACTCCAATCTGTGGGCAGAAGGTTCTAATTACAACTCCCCTACACAAGGAAATGACACCAAAAGATCAAAAGGAAAACGCAGG TTTTAGAACTCCCACAATTAGAAGATCTCTGTTGGGTTCAACACCAAGGACGCcaactccttttaaaaatgctctggctgctcaggaaaaaaagtacgGCCCCCTCAAACTAATG TCACAACCACTTGCCTTCTTGGAGGAAGATATTAGGGAAGTTCTGAAAGAGGAAACTGGAACagacatatttttcaaagaggaaGATGACTCTGCTTATAAAAGCTGCAAGCAAGAG CACAATTCTACTAAGAAAGTCAGAAAATCACTGGTCCTAGATCCATGGGAAAAAGAAGAGCTTGGTGCCCAAGTCTTCACTGAAGACAGTAGTTTGGATGTACAG ACAGAAAATGTATATACCACATCTTTATTAATGATACCATTGTTGGAAATACATGATAACAGATGTAACCTGACATCAGAAAAACAGGATATAAATTcagcaaacaaagcaaatgcagtAATTAAGAAGAAATGGAATGCGTGTACTTCAAAAAATGTCAAAGTGGAGAAATCTCTTCAG tcAAATTGTGAATGGGAAGCAGTTGtttatggaaaaacagaagaccAGCTTATCATGACTGAACAAGCAAGAAGATATCTGAGCACTTATACAGCTACCAACAGCACTTCAAGGGCTCTGATACTGTGA